The proteins below come from a single Henckelia pumila isolate YLH828 unplaced genomic scaffold, ASM3356847v2 CTG_270:::fragment_3, whole genome shotgun sequence genomic window:
- the LOC140870884 gene encoding uncharacterized protein: MAYDQVDPNTAIVTGMINVSSNPAHVLIDTGSTHSFISFEYVNKSGLVPDKSISGFSISLPSREELSSDLIIRRCSVQMQSHELLADLIILNMSDFDVIFGMDWLSRYEATIDCKRRTVSLKTKDGEPFLFHTTPKHNSSLLISVGKAWQLLNKGCAGFLAIVTCNQELPRPKLEDVEVVIDFPEVFPDDIAGLPPAREVEFGIELMPGAQPVSKAPNSFDEHRQHLTTVLQILKEKQLFAKFSKCEFWLEQIAFLVHLVSAKGIEVDPAKIEAIKNWVTPKNATEVRSFLGLAGYYRRLIQDFSKIALPLTSLTRKSVKFEWYNLCEKGFLVLKKKLMTTPVLAIPEGTDRFVIYTDASKSGLGAVLMQDGKVIAYASRQLKIHENNYPTHDLELAAVVFALKLWIHYLYGENCHPGKTNVVADVLSRKSATLNRMTTQQELIVDFERLRLKVVEPMEVCVLSTLTMVPSLLDKIRTGQASDQQLLTWELKDEAKGGALHTVKDGIVHHKGRMWVPAVDSLREDVMTEAHTVKG; encoded by the exons ATGGCATATGATCAAGTGGATCCGAATACAGCTATAGTTACAGGTATGATTAATGTTTCCAGTAATCCCGCTcatgtcttaattgatactggatcTACACATTCATTCATATCTTTTGAATATGTTAATAAATCGGGTTTAGTACCGGATAAGTCAATATCAGGATTTAGTATATCCTTGCCTTCAAGGGAAGAATTGAGTAGTGATTTGATTATCAGAAGATGTAGTGTACAAATGCAGAGTCATGAGTTACTTGCTGATCTTATTATCCTGAATATGTCTGACTTTGATGTGATATTTgggatggattggttgtctCGATACGAGGCTACTATAGACTGTAAACGGAGAACggtttccttgaaaactaaGGATGGAGAACCGTTTCTATTCCATACCACACCGAAACATAATTCATCTCTTTTAATTTCAGTGGGTAAGGCATGGCAACTGTTGAATAAAGGATGTGCTGGTTTTCTTGCAATTGTCACTTGCAACCAAGAATTACCTCGACCAAAACTTGAAGACGTCGAAGTAGTGATAGATTTCCCAGAAgtatttcctgatgatattgcaggattacctccagctaGGGAGGTAGAATTTGGAATTGAATTAATGCCTGGAGCCCAACCAGTTTCCAAAGCACCAAACAG TTTTGATGAGCATCGTCAGCATCTAACTACAGTCTTGcagattctgaaagaaaaaCAATTATTTGCTAaattcagtaagtgtgaattttggctggaacAGATTGCATTTTTGGTTCACCTAGTTTCGGCAAAGGGAATAGAGGTTGATCCAGCAAAGAtagaagcaattaaaaattgggTTACTCCAAAAAATGCTACAGAGGTACGGAGTTTCTTGGGATTAGCGGGTTACTATAGGAGATTAATTCAGGATTTCTCCAAGATAGCGTTGCCACTAACATCATTAACTCGCAAAAGTGTGAAGTTTGAATGGTATAATCTGTGTGAGAAAGGCTTTTTAGTGTTGAAGAAAAAGTTGATGACAACACCAGTACTAGCCATACCAGAAGGCACAGATCGATTCGTAATTTATACAGATGCTTCCAAGAGTGGATTAGGGGCTGTCTTGATGCAAGATGGAAAGGTAATAGCATATGCTtcacgacagttgaagattcatgaaaataattacCCTACCCATGACCTCGAATTGGCAGCAGTTGTCTTCGCACTGAAACTGTGGAtacattacctttatggtgagaa ctgccATCCGGGTAAaactaatgtagtagcagatgttTTAAGTCGTAAATCTGCAACTTTGAATAGAATGACAACTCAACAAGAGTTGATTGTAGATTTTGAACGACTCAGATTGAAAGTAGTTGAGCCGATGGAAGTTTGTGTCTTATCAACCTTAACAATGGTTCCAAGTTTGCTCGACAAGATTCGAACAGGTCAGGCTTCAGACCAGCAATTATTAACTTGGGAACTTAAAGATGAAGCTAAAGGGGGTGCATTGCATACAGTGAAGGATGGGATCGTGCACCACAAAGGGCGAATGTGGGTACCAGCAGTAGATTCACTGAGGGAAGATGTGATGACTGAGGCTCACACT gtgaaaggtTAA